Proteins encoded by one window of Candidatus Aminicenantes bacterium:
- a CDS encoding type II toxin-antitoxin system RelE/ParE family toxin, with protein sequence MPERTKTRPWKRWSANLAWLIRFCAEAEKELRKLDPPVAGRVITFLRDRVGKLENPRSIGETLQGKKFGELWKYRAGDLRIIARIEDRELLILVVRVGHRKQVYR encoded by the coding sequence ATGCCGGAAAGGACAAAGACAAGACCCTGGAAGAGGTGGAGCGCGAACTTGGCCTGGTTGATTAGGTTCTGCGCCGAAGCGGAAAAAGAGCTGCGTAAACTGGACCCGCCCGTGGCCGGAAGGGTCATCACTTTCCTGCGGGATCGGGTGGGGAAACTGGAGAACCCCCGCTCCATCGGCGAAACCTTGCAGGGCAAAAAATTCGGCGAACTATGGAAATACCGGGCGGGCGACTTGCGCATCATTGCCCGTATCGAAGACCGTGAGTTGCTCATCCTGGTGGTGCGGGTGGGTCACCGCAAGCAAGTCTACCGTTAG
- a CDS encoding ribbon-helix-helix protein, CopG family — translation MIAVRLPEEMEKRLDALAKATGRTKTFYVREAILEYLDDLEDLYLAEKRLGAYYAGKDKDKTLEEVERELGLVD, via the coding sequence ATGATCGCGGTCCGCTTGCCTGAAGAAATGGAGAAGCGCCTGGACGCCCTGGCCAAGGCCACGGGTCGCACTAAAACCTTCTATGTACGCGAGGCCATATTGGAGTACTTGGACGACCTGGAAGACCTCTACCTGGCGGAGAAACGCCTGGGCGCGTACTATGCCGGAAAGGACAAAGACAAGACCCTGGAAGAGGTGGAGCGCGAACTTGGCCTGGTTGATTAG